The window GATGCCGAAGTGCTCCTTGAGCTGCCGGGCGCGCTGCTCGGCGGCGAACTTCATGTCGGTCTTGGTGCCGAACTGCAGGCAGCCCGTGGGACAGGCCTTGATGCAGGCGGGCTCCAGGCCCTGGCCCACGCGGTCCGAGCACAGCGTGCACTTGTAGACCTTCTTGGTGGAGGGATTGAACTTGGGGATGTTGAAGGGACATCCGGAGACGCAGAACTGGCAGCCGATGCAGTTCTCCTGGTTGAAATCCACGATGCCGTTGGCGTACTGCACGATGGCGCCGTCGGCGGGGCAGGCGCGCAGGCAGCCGGGGTCGGCGCAGTGCATGCACTGGTCCTTGCGCATCAGCCACGCCAGGGTGCCGTCCTCGCGCACGTGCTCGTTGAACTTGATCAGGTTCCAGAAGTTGAAGTGGGTCTCCGGCATGGTCTGGTAGGTGTTGTCGAACATGGTCGGCTGGAACGGCATGTCGTTCCACTCGACGCAGGCCACCTCGCAGGCCTTGC of the Terriglobales bacterium genome contains:
- the fdxH gene encoding formate dehydrogenase subunit beta; translation: MSDKRTLQAQKISGHPGPIPGEGMQRTEEVCKLVDTTTCIGCKACEVACVEWNDMPFQPTMFDNTYQTMPETHFNFWNLIKFNEHVREDGTLAWLMRKDQCMHCADPGCLRACPADGAIVQYANGIVDFNQENCIGCQFCVSGCPFNIPKFNPSTKKVYKCTLCSDRVGQGLEPACIKACPTGCLQFGTKTDMKFAAEQRARQLKEHFGIANAGVYDPESIGGTHVIYVLHDASNPEAYGGLPANPRIPFAFTLWKEVFKPLGLIVAMTGFLGALFHYVFRGAHRPQPELPLKPAAPPSAPAAGKG